The window AGCAGGCGTGGGAACATACCGCACCTCGATCACACGCTCGTTGGCATTGACGCTGATATCCGCCGTGCGGCCGGCCTGCAGGCCCAGACTGCGCAGCACGCTCATGACAGGTTGTTCTGTCACCTCGACAGACACGATTACAGGTGCGGGTGGCGGCGCCCCGATGGAGGCAAAGGAATACCCGGACACATCGGCCAGCAGGGCGGCCAGTCCCTCAATGGGACCTGTCCATGTGACTGTCACTGTCTGCTTCAGTTCCTCGGGTACATCCTCCACCACATAGGATGTGTCGACCGGTGTCCTGGCCTGGTCCACCAGGGCCAGGGTATCCAGCGCCTTCGCGGTTCTTTCCGTAGCCTCGGCAATGCGCATGTTGACCACATCCGGCGCTGCCACGACAGGACGGGCTGTCTGGGCCATCGCAGACCAGGGATCAGACCCGGTCGCGCATCCGGCCAGAAGTCCTGCGAGTGCCAGTAACGGCAGAAAAAACGCCCTGATTGCCATCGTGTTCTGCCCCTGCTGATCCCTGAGGGTAACCCGTCGAAGAAAAAGTTCTACGACGAATTGGTCACGGATGCAACTGTACCAGGATGCTTTTCTTTACGCCAGGGCGATGACAGAAATCTGGCGTCCATGCTCGGGTTTTCCACTGACGGTTCCCCGGCGGTGGCTGAAAAAAAGGGCTGGATCCGCCAGGGTATCGTGGCCGGTCCAGACAGCATGCGACACACCGGCCTGCCCCAGACATTCCAGCACATACCCGGGCAGGTTGAACACCAGATGCCCGGGACGTTCTGCAGCGATAAAAAACTGGTCATTCCGGCTGTCCTTCTGCAGAAAAGGTGCGGTGAAATTTTCCGTCACCTCATAGGAAGCAGGACCGATGCATGGCCCCACAGCGGCGATCATGCGCGCAGGGTCAGCTCCCAGGGCGACCATGGCCTTCACGGTCTCTTGTACCACTCTGTCCACAGCCCCGCGCCAGCCCGCGTGGGCTGCGCCCACGACACCTGCCGCCGGATCGGCCAGCAGAACGGGCGCACAGTCCGCCGTCAGGACTCCCAGGACAAGTGCCGGCCTGTCCGTGACAAGCGCATCAGCCTCCGGCGCGTCGCCGGGCTGCCAGGGATCCCGGACTGTCACCACCCGGGTTCCATGCACCTGACGCATCAGCAGGAGCAATGCTCTCGACACTCCGAGAGCAGACACCACCCGCCGGCGGTTTTCAGCCACAGCTTCCGGCGTGTCCTGATCCACCCTGGCGCAGTTCAGCGAAGCGCAAGGCCCAGTGCTGACTCCGCCATGGCGCGTGAAAAAACCATGACGGATTCCCGGCAGATCTTTCAGGGTTTTGCCGGGAAGAGAAACAGGCAGGATCATAAAACCTTTTCTCCCGCCCCCGGAAAGCCGGCCAGTCCTTTCAGGTCCGGAGATGCAACACCCAGAACCCGGAACAGCTGGCCCATGGCATCGGGATGGACCAAGCGCTCTACAGACTGTTCCAGCTGTTTCTTTTTCGTGTCAGACAGTTTTGCGGCAACCTGCTGTGCCCGCGCCCCGATCCCCAGCGCCTCCAGAAATTCCCCTTGCCCCACGGGACCAACTGTGCGCACCCCCTCCTCCCGCGCCACGCGCGACAGGGCCGCAAAATCCACATGGGCGGTCAGGTCGCATTCCCCCGGACTGCCCGGGGCTGATACCTTCTGATGATTGCGCAGGGCCTGGAGAGTGGCGCCGGACCGTGGACTGTCATGGCCATAGTCGATCACCAGCGCTGCACCCCGGTTGCGCTTCAGGCGCCGGGCCAGGTCCTGCATGATGGACCAAGAGGCCGGAGAGATTTCCACGACTGTCCCTTCCGGAGCACTGCGCAGGTTTTCCGGAACGAGGGCCACGGCGACAGAGGGCCGGGGATCCGTCACCAGATGAAAGCCCTGTTCCGCCGTATATCCCACATGGACTTCTGACCAGCCTGTAGCTGTGCGGCACAGCTGGCGCACCGGCAGGGCGTCGAAAAACTCGTTGGCCACCAGGATGGCGGGACCTTCCGGCACCGTCTCCAGGGTCTCATGCCATGAGATATTGTCCTTATCCTCAAGGGCTTTTTGCTGCAGGCTGCGCAGGAGCGGAGAGATCTCCACCAGATGGATCTGGCAGGCTCTGCGGCATTCCGGGCTGACCCTGTCCATGGTACGCAGGATGTCAGCCATCAGGGTTCCGCGGCCTGGCCCAGGCTCCACCAGAAGAAACCTGTCTGGCCGCCCCACCTTCTCCCACGTGTCCACACACCACAGGCCCAGCATTTCTCCAAACAGCGAGGTGATTTCCGGCGCGGTGACAAAATCGCCTTCTCTCCCCAGTGGCTGGCGGGTGCGATAATATCCGGTCAGGGCCTCGCCCATGAACAGATCCAGTCGCAGGGGACCGTGGATTTCAATCCGCCGGCGCAGGATATCAGACAGCGTTTCCGTCATGCAGTCACCGGCGGCCTGCGGACAGCGCGGACCATCAGCCACGCCCCGAACAGGATCATGGGGATGCACAGGATCTGACCCATGGTAGCGCCCGCCCACAGATAGCCCAGCTGGGTATCCGGCTCGCGGAAGAATTCCACCACAATGCGCGCAAGACTGTATCCCGCGAAGAACACACCGGCCAGGAAACCGGGTCGGGAGCGTATGGTCTGGCGGTGGGCCAGCATGGCCAGGATGGCGAACAGCAAAAGGCCCTCAAGCGCGGCCTCGTACAGCTGGCTGGGATGGCGGAACTGAAGCCCGCCGTGGGGAAACACCATGGCCCAGGGAACATCCGTGGCCCGGCCGTACAGCTCGCCATTGATAAAATTGGCCACACGGCCGAAGAAAAATCCGATGGGCCCGGCGCAGGCGATCAGATCCCCCAGATGGAAAGGATCAAGCTTTCTTTTCCGGCTGAACAGCAGGATCGCCGCAAGGATCCCCGCAAGACCGCCGTGGAACGACATCCCTCCCTGCCAGACCTTCAGGATGTCCACCGGATGATCCAGATACCAGGAAAAATTATAGAACAGGATATAGCCCAGCCGCCCGCCCAGGATCACCCCGATGACAGCCCAGGACAGGAAATCGTCCAGCTCCTCCTTCACAGGGCGCTGAAGGGGTTTCAGGCGCGACAGGTAAACGGTGTACATCCAGCCCAGCACGAACCCGGCCAGATAGGCCAGCGCGTACCAGCGGATGTGGAGCGGCCCCACGCTGAAGGCCACAGGATCAATGTCGGGAAAGGTGAGCATTTCCTGCACGTTACAGGATGCCCGGCCGGCGGGCAAGGTCCCTGGACCCTGTTTACCCGCATAAAAAAACCCTGCCGCACAGGCAGCAGGGTTTCCGGTCTTCCGGCAAACCTGTCAGGGGTTGCAGCCACCCTTCCGGGCGAGATCAGCAGCAAATTGCGCTGCTGCCTTATACGCCGCCGGGGCCTCGTTGGGGCAATCCTGCGCCGTTTCGCCCCATGTATAGCATTCTGCCCTGATGTCTCCGGGCAGAAGAGGAAAATTATCCGTAATCTGCAGCGATGCCCCGATTACCGAAGCCGTATACGCCCGGCGCTGGGCCTGGTCCAGAACCAGTCCGTGATTTGTTTCTCCATTTTTGTATTCCGCCTTCAGGGAACCACCGGACTCACATTCCACTTTCCAGGCGCTTTTGCTGTCCTTCGGCTTTCCGTAAAGGATTTCGAGCAGTTCGTTTCTTTTTTCTCCCCGCACTTCCACCCACATTACAGGGCCCTGGTCAGCCGCCCTGTCTTCCCTGACCTGCCCTTTTCCACATGCAGCCGCAGAAAGGGCCAAGGCAGCAGCAAGGGTCTTTATCCCGTTTGTCATAGGCTGTTCCTTTTTCCATTGGTTGTTATTCATCACCCGATACAATCAGGTGTTTAGCACCCGTTTAAGTACTT is drawn from Pseudomonadota bacterium and contains these coding sequences:
- the lgt gene encoding prolipoprotein diacylglyceryl transferase; this translates as MLTFPDIDPVAFSVGPLHIRWYALAYLAGFVLGWMYTVYLSRLKPLQRPVKEELDDFLSWAVIGVILGGRLGYILFYNFSWYLDHPVDILKVWQGGMSFHGGLAGILAAILLFSRKRKLDPFHLGDLIACAGPIGFFFGRVANFINGELYGRATDVPWAMVFPHGGLQFRHPSQLYEAALEGLLLFAILAMLAHRQTIRSRPGFLAGVFFAGYSLARIVVEFFREPDTQLGYLWAGATMGQILCIPMILFGAWLMVRAVRRPPVTA
- a CDS encoding DotD/TraH family lipoprotein (Members of this family include DotD of type IVB secretion systems and TraH of plasmid conjugative plasmid systems, both lipoproteins.) yields the protein MAIRAFFLPLLALAGLLAGCATGSDPWSAMAQTARPVVAAPDVVNMRIAEATERTAKALDTLALVDQARTPVDTSYVVEDVPEELKQTVTVTWTGPIEGLAALLADVSGYSFASIGAPPPAPVIVSVEVTEQPVMSVLRSLGLQAGRTADISVNANERVIEVRYVPTPAV
- a CDS encoding class I SAM-dependent methyltransferase; the protein is MTETLSDILRRRIEIHGPLRLDLFMGEALTGYYRTRQPLGREGDFVTAPEITSLFGEMLGLWCVDTWEKVGRPDRFLLVEPGPGRGTLMADILRTMDRVSPECRRACQIHLVEISPLLRSLQQKALEDKDNISWHETLETVPEGPAILVANEFFDALPVRQLCRTATGWSEVHVGYTAEQGFHLVTDPRPSVAVALVPENLRSAPEGTVVEISPASWSIMQDLARRLKRNRGAALVIDYGHDSPRSGATLQALRNHQKVSAPGSPGECDLTAHVDFAALSRVAREEGVRTVGPVGQGEFLEALGIGARAQQVAAKLSDTKKKQLEQSVERLVHPDAMGQLFRVLGVASPDLKGLAGFPGAGEKVL
- the pgeF gene encoding peptidoglycan editing factor PgeF, whose amino-acid sequence is MILPVSLPGKTLKDLPGIRHGFFTRHGGVSTGPCASLNCARVDQDTPEAVAENRRRVVSALGVSRALLLLMRQVHGTRVVTVRDPWQPGDAPEADALVTDRPALVLGVLTADCAPVLLADPAAGVVGAAHAGWRGAVDRVVQETVKAMVALGADPARMIAAVGPCIGPASYEVTENFTAPFLQKDSRNDQFFIAAERPGHLVFNLPGYVLECLGQAGVSHAVWTGHDTLADPALFFSHRRGTVSGKPEHGRQISVIALA